ACGAGACGGCCGCCTCGCGCACGCGTGCGAGATCCTCGTCGCGCAGCGTCTGCGCGTCGAACGTGAGCGCGTACGCCGCCGGCAGCACGAACACCGGCAGCAGCCCCACGCCGTACACGATGATCGCCGCCCGCCGTGGAAGGCCTAACAGCAGCGGCTCCGTTTCCCCGGCACCCGCGGCGGGCAGCGCGAGCGCGAGACAGAAGCCGCCCGCCAGCATCAGGCCCACGAGCGCGAACGCCGCGCCTAACGTGCCGGGCAGGCGTCCGGCGCGCGCCGCGCCGAGCACCATCACACCCACCAGCGCGAGCGGCACGCCGGTCGCCAGCAGCCACGCCGCCCACCCCGGCGGTCCGGCCGTGCGGAACGCGCTCGCGTAGGCCACCGCGATCGCGAGCGTCGCGGCGACCAGCAGCGCGATCGCCACGCGCGTCGCGGGCCCCTGCGCCACCGGGCGCGACGCGCCATGCGCCGTGTCGCGCGGCGCCGCGTACGTGTCGCGCGCCGTCGGATCCATCGTCGTGCTCACCGGAACAGCGCCTCCACCGCATCCGCGTGTCGCGCGGCGACGACCGCGCGCTTGACCTTGAGCGTCGCCGTGAGCTCGCCGGCGCTCTCCCGGAGCTCCCCCGGCACCGCGCGCCACCGCCGCACCTGCTCGTGCGGCGCGAGCGTCGCGTTCACTTCGCGCACGTGCGCGTCGAGCGACGCGTCGTCGGCCGCGGCGCCGTCGCGCAGGAACAGCAGCGCGCCCACGTGCTTGCGGCCGTCGCCGAACACCACCGCCTGCGCGACGCGCGGGTGCTCCGCGAGCCGTCCCTCGATCGGGAGCGGCGCCACCTTCTTGCCCGTCGACAGCGCGAGCAGCTCCTTCTTGCGCCCCGTGATCGCGAGCCGTCCGCGCTCGTCGATCCGCGCCAGATCGCCGGTGCGCAGCCAGCGCCCGTCGTCCGTGAACGCGTCGCGCGTCGCCTCGGGTCGTCCCCAGTAGCCCGCGAACGTCAGCGCGCCGCGGCCGATCAACAGCTCGCCGTCGGCCGCGATGCGGAGCTCCGTGCCGAGCATCGGACGGCCGACGCTGTCGAAGTCGTAGTCGTCCGGACGATGGAACGCGACGCACAGGTGCTCGGTCTGCCCGTACGCCCCGAGCACCGTCACGCCCATCGCGTCGAGCGCTTCCGCGACGTCGGGCGCGAGTGGCGCGCCCCCCGACGTCGCGAGCCGCATCCGGTCGCCGAAGATCGACGCGAGCGGCGCTGCCGCGACGTCGCGCAGCGACGCCCAGGCGCGTTCGAGATCCGCGGGCACCGCGGCGCCCGCGCGCCGCAGCCGCGAGCGATCGACGCCGACGCGGAGCAGCTCGTCCCAGCGCAGGCGCGCCTCGTTAGGCACCGCGGCGCGTGCCGCGAGCAGCGCGTCGCGCGCTCGCTCGTACAGCCGCGGCAGCCCGCCGAACACCGTCGGGCGGAACGTCCGCGCGGCCTCCCACAGCCGCGACGCGTCGGCCACGAGCCCCGCCTCCATCCCCACGACGATCCGCGTGTAGTGGCCGAACACCCGCTCCGCGGCGTGCGCGTACGGCAGCACGGACAGCGAGCTGTCGCCCGCCACGAGCTTCAGCGCGTCCGCGATCGACTCCGCCGACGCGAGCAGGTACTCGTGCGACACGCAGGCGCCCTTCGGCTCCCCCGTCGAGCCGGACGTGTAGATCAGCCCCGCGACGTCGTCGGGCGCCGCGGCGCGCGCACGGCGCGCGATCTCCGCCGCCACCGCCTCGTCGGCCAGCGCGCGCCGGCCGCCGTCGAGCCACTCGTCCCACGTCGCCGCGCTCACGATCCGGCGTCCGTCGCTCGGCGACACCTTCGCGAGCTGCGCGGCGCCGTCGACGAGAAGCACGCGCGCGCCACAGTCGCCGAGCAGCGCATCGGCCTGCGCCGCGGTGCACGTCGGGAACAGCCCGACGACGATCGTGCCGGCGAGCAGCGCGCCGACGTCGACGATCGGCCACAGCGGTGTGTTGCCGGCGAGGATCGCGACCCGGTCTCCGGCGCGCACGCCATCGGAGACCAGCGCCGCCGCGACGCACGCCGCCGCCGATGCCCACTCGCTCCACGTGATCGTCTCGTCCGCCGCCGCGCCGCCGGCCGCCAGCGCGCGCAGCGCCGCGACGTCGGGCGTCGACTCCGCGCGCGCGAGGAACCGCCGCAGCACCGTGTCGTGCGCCAGCGCGTCCGCTCGAACCGGCACCCGCGGCATCTCGCTCGGCGCGTACGCGTTCGCGCGCTCGGCACGCGTCGGCGTGCTCACGCGTCCCTCCAGCGCAGCGCCACGCAGCCCATCGACAGCCCCGCGCCCGACCCGGTGAGCAGCACCAGGTCGCCGTCGCCGAGGCGCCCGGCGCGCGCTGCGTCGTCGAGCGCCATCGGAAGGCACGCCGATCCGGTGTATCCCCACTTGTGCATGACCGTGTGCGCGCGCTCCATCGGCGCGTCGAGCGTGCGCATCACCGTCTCGATCGTCGAGCGGTTCACCTGCGTCCACAGCCACAGGCCGACGTCGTCCACCGATGCGCCCGCGCGCGCGAGCACCGAGCGCGCGATGCGCGGCCATCCTTCCTCGTTCACCGAGGCTGGATACTTCTGCACGAACCGCAGCCGGTTGCGGTATCCCTCGCGCAGCACCGCTTCGGTGATCGGCTCCGCGGTGCCGCCGGCGAACACACCCATCCCCGGCGCCAGTCGTCCGTCGGCGTACAGCTCCGACGCGACGATCCCGTGCGCGCGCGACGCCTCGAGCATCACCGCGCCGGCGCCGTCGGCGAAGATCGTCGACGTCTTCTTGTCGGCGCGGTCGAGGAACTTCGACATCGCGTACGCGCCGACCACCAGCACGCGCGAGTACCGCTCGTCGGCGCGCACGTACTTCCACGCCACGTCGAGCGCCGTCACGAACCCCGCGCAGCCGCTGTTGACGTCGAACGTGCCGGCGCGCCACGCGCCCAACCGCCCCTGTACCACCGCCGACGTCGCCGGCGACACGTACTCCGGCGTGTCGGTCGCGACGATGAGCAGGTCCACGTCCTCGGCGGCGACGCCCGCATCGTTCAGCGCGCGTCGTGCCGCCCGCTCCGCGAGGTCGGCGGTCGACTCGTCGTCCGCGCACCACCGCCGCTCGCGGATGCCTAACGTGTTCGACACGAAGTCGTCGACGTCGGTGCCCAGCGCCGCGGAGAGCTCCGCGTTCGTCACCACGCGCGCCGGCGCGTACGAGCCCGTGCCCGTGATCGCGGCGTGGCGCACGCCGGCGGAGGATCCGTTCGCCGTCACGAGACCGGCCCCGACGTCCCGCGCGCCACCAGCTTCACGGGCAGCAGTGCGGCACGCGCGCGCGGCGGCTCGCCGCCGAGCTGTCGCACGAGCAGGCGCGCGGCGCGTGCCCCGAGCTCGCGCGCCGGCACCGCGACCGTCGTGAGCTCCGGCGTCACGAGGCGCGCCATCTCGATGTCGTCGCACCCGACGATCGACAGCTCCGCGGGCACGCGCACTCCTGCCGCCGCGCAGCGCTTCAGCGCGCCGATCGCGACGAGATCGTTCGCGCAGAACACCGCCGTCGGCCGCGTGCGCTCGGCGAGCAGCGCGCGCATCGCCTCGTCGCCACCGCGGACGGTGGCCGGCGCGCGCCGCAGCATCGGCGACGGCAGCGACAGCCCCGCCTCGCGCAGCCGCTGCACGAACCCGCGCTCGCGCATCCGGAACGCGTGGACGTCCGCCGCCGGCCCGATGAACGCGAGCCGCGTGTGGCCGAGCGCGAGCAGGTGCGTCGTCGCCTGTCGACCCGCGTCGAGCGCGTCGCTCGCCACGCCGGGCCACTGCTCGCTCGGCTCGTCGACGAGCACCACGTTCAGGCCGGCGAGCGCGTCCTCGTCGAGCGCGGCCGCGTTCACCGCGTCGATGATCACGCCGTCGATCTGTCGGCTGACCAGCGTCGCGAGGTGCTCGCCGGCCGGGCGCTCCGCGGCGCCGCAGAGCAGCAGCGCGTACCCCGCCGCTCCGGCCACGCGCTCGGCGCCGCTCACGACGTCGGCGAAGAACGGGTTCCGCAGGTCCGGGACGATGACGCCCAGCGCGAACGACCGGCCGCGGGCGAGGCCACGGGCGAGCACGTTCGGTCGGTAGCCGAGCGCGTGCGCGGCGGCGAGGACCCGGGCGCGCGTTGCGGGCGCGACGCGGGCGGTGGGATGGTTGCCGAGGACGAGCGACGCCGTGGGCTGTGACACACCGGCCGCGCGCGCGACGTCGCGGACGGTCACCCGCGCGCCGGCCCCGGTGGCAGGGGCGGTCGGCGGCACGCCCGTGGCCGCGGCGTCGGAGAGGGATCGCGACGCGGGCCGGGGGGTCATCGGCAAATGCGTATTGGCATCGGGGTGCTAATACGCATTGGCACTCGACCGTTGTCAAGAGCGGGCGCGATTCCCGGGCGCTGTACCGGCTCCGCCGACCGCCGCGTGCGCCACCCGCGCCGCGGCGGCGTTAGGTTTGCGCTCGGTACCCTCCCGATGACCAGCTCTCCCGCGCCCGTTCCGTCGCCGTCGCCGCGCACGCCCCTCGTGGGCCCGTCGCCGAACCAGACGATGGAGCTCCCCGCCTATGCCCCCGGGGAGCTGCTCGACGTCCCGTCGCCCGACATCACGCTCCCCACCCGCGGCATCCGGCCACGGCGGCACAGCCGGGTCCAGCGCATCCTGATCGCGCTGTCGGGGGGCACGCTCCTCATCGTCATCGGCGGCGTCCTCGCGCTCGCCACGCTGCTCTCTCCCCTCGGCGCCCGCTCCGCGGCACGCCGTCTCGCCGAGCAGGAGCTGCGGAGCGAGCTGGAGGAGGGGGAGCACGTCATCGGCCAGGCGTACGTCTCGCAGCGGAACTGGTGGGACAACTTCCGTGAGTCGTTCGGCGTCCTCGCCGCCACCGACCGGCGGCTGCTGTTCGTCGGCGTCCCGCCGGCGAGCTGGCTGCGCCGCAGCGAGGACGACGGCCCGCCGGAGCTCCGCGTCCAGAGTCTCTCGTACGACGCGCCGTTCACGGCGCAGACACGCCGCATCCTGCTCTTTCCTGGCGTCGTGATCCAGACGACGAGCGGCGACCTCACGTTCCTCGTCCCGCGGGGCGAGGCGAGCCGCGTCGACGAGATCGAGCGCGTCGTCGAGCGGGCGCAGGTCGCGCAGAGCCAGGCCACGCAGCAGGAGCAGCTCGGCCGCATCGCGCCGCCGCCGCCGCCGCCACCGGTCTACGTCACGCATGTCGTGCACAGCGGCGAGTCGGTCACGTCCATCGCGCGCACCTACCGCACGACCCCCGACGTGATCCGCCAGCTGAACCGCCTGCCGACCGACCGCATCCGCATCGGCCAGCGCCTCCGCGTCCCGCAGGCGCCTAACGCCGCCCCCCCACAGCCGCAGCCGGCGAACGTGCCGTGACGGCTGCTGCAGCTACTGGTTCAGGATCAGCGCGAACATCAACGGCGCCACGATCGACGCGTCGCTCTCGATCACGTACATCGGCGTCTCCCCGCCGAGCTTCCCCCACGTGATCTTCTCGTTCGGCGGCGCGCCCGAGTAGCCGCCGTAGCTCGTCGTCGCCTCGCTGATCTGACAGAAGTAGCCCCACAGCGGCACGTTCTCGCGCTGCAGGTCCTGGTGCAGCATCGGCACCACGCAGATCGGGAAGTCGCCCGCGATCCCGCCGCCGATCTGGAAGAAGCCTAACGAGTGCTCCGCCGTCAGCGACGTGTACCAGTCGGCGAGCCACACCATGTACTCGATCCCCGAGCGCACGGTGTGCACGTTCTTCACCTCGCCCGTGATCACGTGCGACGCGTACATGTTGCCCGTCGTCGAGTCCTCCCAGCCGGGCGTCACGATCGGCAGGTTCTTCTCCGCCGCCGCGATCATCCACGAGTCCTTCGGATCGATCTGGTAGTACTGCTCCAGCTTTCCCGCGCGCAGGATCCGATAGTAGAACTCGTGTGGGAAGTACCGTTCCCCCGCCGCGTCCGCCGCCATCCACTCCTCGAGCACCACCTTCTCGAGGCGGCGCATCGCCTCCGCCTCCGGGATGCACGTGTCGGTCACGCGGTTCATGTGCCGCTGGAGCAGCGCCTCCTCCTCCTTGATTGACAGCGTGCGGTAGTGCGGCACGCGCTCGTACGCGTCGTGCGCCACGAGGTTGAACAGATCCTCCTCGAGGTTCGCGCCTGTGCAGCTGATCGCGTGCACCTTGTCCTGCCGGATCATCTCGGCGAGCGAGATCCCGAGCTCCGCCGTGCTCATCGCGCCGGCGAGCGTGACGAGCATCTTCCCGCCCTTGTCGAGATGGCGGACGTAGCCGTCGGTCGCGTCGATCAGCGCGGCGGCGTTGAAGTGCCGGAAGTTGTGTCGCAGGAACTGCGAGACGGGCCCGTTCGCGTTCGGCATGGCAGTTAGGCGGTGGTGAGTTCGACGGCGGAATCTAATCGCGACCGCCCGCTGGATTGCTAGCGCGGCTCCGCGTGCTGTCGCCGTGCTCGCGCCGCGCCGCGAGCCAGCGCGCCTCCTGCGCCGCCGCGCGTCCGACCGCGTGCATCATGAGCGTCACCGGTGACCGCGCGCCGAACGCGCCCGCGATCGCCCACAGCGCCCGCGGCGGGAACGTGCGGCCGTGCCCCGTGCGCGCGATCGCGTACACCGGCTCCCACCACTCCGGCTGGAACTTCGCCTTGAATGCGTCGAGTCCGTCGAAGTTGTAGAACCGTCGCCCGTGCGCGCGCACCCAGCGAAGCACCAGCCGCAGCCACGTCGCGTCGCTCGTCTGCCGCGGACCGAAGCGCGACAGCGGCGCGAGTCCGAGCGTCACGTACTCCGCGCTGTGTGCCGCCATGCGCTGCACCGCCGCGTCGAGCAGCAGCTCGATCGTGCCGTTCACCGCCGCCCGCCCGCGCACGAACTGCTCCACGAGCCACCCGCGCCGCGCGGGAACCGGCGACGTCACGACGAATGCGGTCACCGCGCCGCCGCGACGCGCGACGAACACGAGGCGATCCTCCAGCCGATCCAGCGTCTGCGGCTCCACCAGGAAGTGCAGCGGCGGCAGCCCTCGCGTCGACAGCCACTCGTCGAGCACGCGACGCAGCGCGGCGCGATCGGCGTCCGCGCCCGGTCGCCACTCCTCCACCACGACGTCCTTGTTGCGCGCGCGGTTCACCTGCGCGCGCAGCGACGACCGCGACCGCACGATCTCCACGAACCCGGTCGGCCGCCACGCCGGCTGCGCGCCGAGCGCCAGCAGCGCGTGTCGCGAGCTCCCGCCGAGCACCTGCTCCAGCCGCGCCTCCGCGCCGAAGTAGCAGACGTGGTCCCCCGCCGCGGTGCTGGCCCGCTCGAACTCCTCGACCACCGACGCGAGCCGGTCCGCCGCGCACACCGGTGCGCCCGCGACGACCCGCGTGCGCGCGTGGCGCACGTAGCCCACCACCGCGTCGCCCCCCGCCGCGAACCAGTGCTGGATCCCCGGGTTCACGATCTGGTACGCGGTCGCGTTCCAGCCGTGCGCCAGCACCAGCTCGCGCACGCGCTGCACGGGTGCCGGCCAGCGTGGCGCGTCGAGTGCGGTGTCGGCTGACACGTGCGTTCGTGCGTGCGCGGTGAGCGTCGCCGTCAGGCGAGCAGCGCCCGCAGCAGCCCGCGCGGCGAGATCACGCGCGACGGCTCCACGGTCTCGTTCAGCATGCCGGAGAACGCCGCACGCAGACGCGGCCGATGGCGGGCGCGCCAGAACAGCGCGTCGGCGAGGCCGGGCACGGCGATCCACCGCTGCGCCGCCTCGTAGCCCGCGTACTTCGGCCGCAGCTCGCGCGCGAGCCGCTCGCTGTACGCCGCGAGCGGTGTCGTGGTCCCCGCACGCAGCGCCGCGTCCGCGAGCGACGCGCCGATCGCCGCCGTCTCCATCGCCTTGCCGATTCCCTCGCCCGTGAGCGGATACGTGCTGCCCACCGCCTCGCCGACCGCGAATACCGCGCCCCCGCCGTGCGGCCGCGCGCCGGTGAGCCCATAGCGCAGCAGCGCGCCGCGCACCGCCTCGCGCCGCGCCTCGGCGCGCACGAGTGCCCTGCCTAACGGAAATGCGTCGAGGAACACGCCGAGCATCGCGCGCAGGTCCGTGTCCGGGGTCGCGGTGCCCGTGACCACGCCGCAGCCGACGTTGAACGTCCCGCCGCCCATCGGGAAGATCCATCCGTAGCCGGGAAGGATGTGGCGATCGAACGACACCACGAGCCGGTCCAGCGGATGGTCCGAGTGCACGTACGTCCGGATCGCGACGGCGCTCGGCGCGGGCCGCTCCAGCATGCCGCAGCGCTCCAGCAGCGAGACGTTCGCGCCCGTGGCGATGCACGCTAGCCGCGCGCGCAGCTCGCCGCCGCCGGCGAGCCGCAGCGTCGTCCCGCTCTCGCCGGCGTCGTCGATCTCCGTGACCATGCCCTGCACGAGCGTCGCGCCGGCCTCCGTCGCCGCGGCGACGAGCTCCGCGTCGAGCACCGCGCGCCGGATCGTCAGCAGGTCGGTGTCGATGTCGACCGACATGCGATAGGGCCCGTACACCGTGCCCACCGTCCACCGCGCGGCCTTGGCCTCCACGCGCGCCAGCAGCCCGTACCGCGCGAGCAGCGCCAGCGCGTCGGGAATCAGCGCGTCGCCGCACGCCTTGTCCCGCGGGAAGCGCCGGCGGTCCACCAGCAGCACGCGGCGGCCCGCGCGCGCGAGTATCAGCCCGGCGATCGCGCCGGCTGGTCCCGCCCCGACGACGGCGACGTCCCACACCTCCGGATCGGTTGGCATGCGCGCAAAGCTGACGATGCCGTCGCCCCTCCGAAAGATCGCCGCACCGGGCTGGGGGCACAAAAAAACGCGCCCCAGCGAACTGCGTGCTGGGGCGCGGGTATTTCGGGAATGGGCCTGGGAGGAGTTGAACCTCCGACCTCACGCTTATCAGGCGTGCGCTCTAACCACCTGAGCTACAGGCCCGTGGTAGAGGGTTAAGTGTAGTTTGTACCATGGCATAGGTCAATCGGGAGTAGTTACCGTGGTCGACCGTGGCCCGTCTCCTGCCTGTGAACGCGTTGCAGAATCGCTTGCCCGGATGCAACTTGCGCCATGCGCACGTCGACCTCTTGCCGGCTCAGGCCGGCACGAGGCTCATCCGGCTCGCGAGTCGCCCTCGACAGCCGTGGCCGCGCCCGACCTCCGAGTGGTGCGGCGCGTGCCCCAGACGTTGCGGACGCGTCCCGAGCGTTCTCCCACCGTGATGCGCGCGCCGGCGGCCTTCCCTCTCTCTGACGCGGATGCTTGACGGACCCAAGATCGGTCTGCTCGTTCTGGCCATCGTACTCCCGCTCGTGATCCTCGGGATCTACCTGGTCGAACGGCGACACGGCGGACGCGGGCGGCGCCGCGAGCGCGAGCCCCAGCGCCTGCCGCTGTTCGGGACCGACCAGCTGGCGATCCGCTCGGCCGACGGCACGTTCGAGGAGGAGGAGGACGACGCTCCCCGGCGTCCGATCCCGCCGATCTCGCACGCGCCGCAGGTCGCCGCCCCGAAGTCGGTCGTGCCCGCGTCGAGCAATGGCCGGTCGTACCACGCGCCCCCGCCGCCCGCGGCCCCCCTGCGCCCGCCGACGCCGCGCGACGGCTATCACGCGATGCCCGCCCCCGCCGCGAGCGCGATCACGGCCACGGCCGAGCGCCCGTCCGTGCCCGCGCCTCGGCCGCTCCCCACGCCGGCGGGCATGCCGGACCTCGCGCTCATCGAGGGCGAGACGTTGCGCTTCGCGATCCCGACCGACGGCGCGGTCGAGTTCATCCCCGGCCGGCTCGAGATCGTCGCCGGGCCCGAGGCCGGACGCGAGATCCGGTTCGTCCGCACGACCGGCGAGGAGAACGTCGAGGTCACGTTCGGCCGCAGCGAGGGGCCGCCGAACCGCCACGTGCAGATCCTCGCGCGCACGGTCAGCCGTCGCCACGCCGTGATGTCGCTCATCGACGAGCACTGGCAGCTGACGAACCTCTCGTCGACCAACCCGGTCGTGCTGAACGGCCGTGTGCTCGCCGGCAACGAGGTCGCGCCCCTCCTCGTCGAGGGCGATCGGATCGAGATGGGCGAGGTGGCGTTCGTCTTCCACGACGACTGAGCGGGCGCCTCGCCCGCTCGCTCGAACCGATGACCGAAACAGCCCTCGGCGGAGAGCTCGCGCAGCTAACGGCTGAGTACGAGATCCTCGGCGAGCTCGGTCGCGGCGGTAGCGCCGTCGTCTATCGCGCCCGCGACCGCAGCCTCGGGCGCGACGTCGCGATCAAGGTCGTCCACCCCCGCCCGCTCTCCCCCGACGACGACGCCGTCGCCCGCCTCGCCCGCGAGGCGCGCACCGTCGCGCAGCTCCAGCACCCGAACATCGTCACGGTGTTCGCGGTCAAGCGGCTCTCCGGCGGCGGGCTCGCCCTCGTGATGCAGCTCGTCCCGGGGCGCACGCTGAAGGCGATCGTCCAGCAGGACGGCCCCGTGGAGCCCGAGCGATGCCAGCGCATCCTGCGCGACGTCGCGGAGGCGCTCGCGTACGCGCACGCGCGCGGCGTCGTGCACCGCGACGTGAAGCCCGAGAACATCTTCGTCGACGAGGACACCGGGCGCGCGCTCCTCTCGGACTTCGGGATCGCGCGGTCCGACGAGCACGAGTCGATGACGCTCACCGGCACGGCAATCGGCACGCCGTTCTACATGTCGCCGGAGCAGATCGACGGCGGCGCGATCGACGGGCGCTCGGATCTCTACAGCCTCGGTCTGGTCGCCTGGGAGATGCTGACCGGCCGCCGCCCGTGGGACGGCGAGAGCCTGTACAACGTCATCTTCAAGCAGAAGCACGAGGAGCTGCCGCCGATCGAGGCGCTGCGCTCCGGCGTGCCGCTGCGCCTGCAGTACATCATCGACCGGATGCTGCAGAAGAAGGCCGCCGCGCGCTGGGCTGGCGCCGAGGGCCTGCTCGCCCAGCTCGCGCACACCGTGCTGCCCGGCGACTACGGCCGGTGGCAGGCGGCGCTCCGCAAGCGCGTCGAGAAGTACCGCGCGGAGCTCAAGGAACGTGAGCGCACGGCCGCCGACGCCGTCGCAGGCGGCACGTCCGGTGGGCTGATCGCGTCGACCATGCGCTTCGTGCGCGTCGCCACCGGTCGCTTCGACACGCGTCGCGCCGAGCCGTCGCGGGCGGACGCGCAGGCGCTCTCCGACACGATGGCGGTGTCGCGCGGCGCGCTCGACGCGCTCCCGATCGCGACGGCGCCGGTTCTCGACGCCGCGGCCGTTCCCGTCGCCGTTGAGCGCCCGGTGCCCGCGTGGCGCGCACCGTTCCGACGGCCTAACGCTCTGTCGACTCCCGCGCGCGTACGCACGGAAGAGCCGATCGTTCCCCCGAGCTGGGAGGTGCGGCCGCGACGCACCGGTCGTCGGCTGGTCCTCGGTGCGCTCGCCGTGGGCCTCGTCGCGGCCGCGGTGCTCGGAGCGATGCATCCCGCCTGGGTGCGCGAGCACGCGTCCGCACTCGGTGCTCGACTCGCGGTGCTCGATCCGCGGACGCCGCCGACGGATGCGCGTGTCTCGCTCGTTGCTGCCGTGACAGCCGACCCGCAAACGCCTGCCGGCGCCGCGGCGGACAGTCCGACCGCCGCCGCGCTCACCGGTGCCGCGCCGACGAGCATCGGCACGCTGCCGCACTCCGTGCTCTCGCTCGGCGCGCGCCACACGTGCGCGGTCACGATCGACGGCGCCGCGCACTGCTGGGGCGCCAACGAGCGCGGACAGCTCGGCGACGGCACGGCGCAGCGACAGATCGCGCCCGTGCGCGTCGCCGCCGAGCTCACGTTCGCGAGCATCGCCGCGGGCTCGTCGCAGAGCTGCGGCGTCACGCGGACGGGCGACGTCTACTGCTGGGGGAACGACGCCTCCGGCCAGCTCGGTGACGCGACGACGGTGCGCCGCAACGCCCCCGTGCGCGTCGCCGGTCCTGGCGTGTATCGCAGCGCGACGAGCGGCGACGCGCATTCGTGCGCCCTCACCGTCGAGGGCATGGTGCACTGCTGGGGCGCGAACGGGCACGGCCAGCTCGGCGACGGCACGACGCGGGCGCACACCGTACCGACGCCGATCGGCGCCGTGCCCGCGCGCTTCGTACAGGTCGCCGCGGGCGCGATGCACACGTGTGCGCTCACGACCGAGGGCGTCGCGTATTGCTGGGGTGCCAACGATCGCGGGCAGC
This DNA window, taken from Gemmatirosa kalamazoonensis, encodes the following:
- a CDS encoding protein kinase domain-containing protein, whose protein sequence is MTETALGGELAQLTAEYEILGELGRGGSAVVYRARDRSLGRDVAIKVVHPRPLSPDDDAVARLAREARTVAQLQHPNIVTVFAVKRLSGGGLALVMQLVPGRTLKAIVQQDGPVEPERCQRILRDVAEALAYAHARGVVHRDVKPENIFVDEDTGRALLSDFGIARSDEHESMTLTGTAIGTPFYMSPEQIDGGAIDGRSDLYSLGLVAWEMLTGRRPWDGESLYNVIFKQKHEELPPIEALRSGVPLRLQYIIDRMLQKKAAARWAGAEGLLAQLAHTVLPGDYGRWQAALRKRVEKYRAELKERERTAADAVAGGTSGGLIASTMRFVRVATGRFDTRRAEPSRADAQALSDTMAVSRGALDALPIATAPVLDAAAVPVAVERPVPAWRAPFRRPNALSTPARVRTEEPIVPPSWEVRPRRTGRRLVLGALAVGLVAAAVLGAMHPAWVREHASALGARLAVLDPRTPPTDARVSLVAAVTADPQTPAGAAADSPTAAALTGAAPTSIGTLPHSVLSLGARHTCAVTIDGAAHCWGANERGQLGDGTAQRQIAPVRVAAELTFASIAAGSSQSCGVTRTGDVYCWGNDASGQLGDATTVRRNAPVRVAGPGVYRSATSGDAHSCALTVEGMVHCWGANGHGQLGDGTTRAHTVPTPIGAVPARFVQVAAGAMHTCALTTEGVAYCWGANDRGQLGMAGGDQHLPTPVAGDTRFAMLSTGTQHTCGLSVDGSVWCWGGNARGQLGVGARTASDRSPQRVRLAVPAVAVASGGQHACALTASGDAFCWGANGAGQLGIGSQSDASLPTRVASAEPFGAIAAGATHTCGATTAGALLCWGNNVDGQLGDATQSVRAVPTRVAFADNASHADGPRPPASRTRR